Proteins encoded by one window of Chryseobacterium foetidum:
- a CDS encoding immunity 22 family protein — MDVQTLDFWVGNFRTEEDFFQFVEEDENYYIEEESDDTYISKFAESQETVWFDQDLMEYGFEQSIQHFSEYSFAEQWLPVLYNRINEMNLKFDINSLVFVSQGQIPQPKSAENDEFSLVYLGGIEFEY, encoded by the coding sequence ATGGATGTACAGACTTTAGATTTTTGGGTAGGAAATTTCAGAACGGAAGAAGATTTTTTCCAATTTGTAGAGGAAGATGAAAATTACTATATAGAGGAAGAATCTGATGACACATATATTTCAAAATTTGCTGAATCTCAGGAAACCGTTTGGTTTGATCAGGATTTGATGGAATATGGTTTCGAACAAAGCATCCAGCATTTTTCCGAATATTCTTTTGCCGAGCAGTGGCTTCCGGTTTTATACAACAGAATTAATGAGATGAATCTGAAATTTGATATTAACTCGCTTGTTTTCGTAAGCCAAGGACAAATTCCTCAACCGAAATCTGCAGAAAATGATGAGTTTTCTTTGGTTTATTTGGGTGGGATTGAGTTTGAATATTAA
- a CDS encoding DUF4256 domain-containing protein, which translates to MTKKKLSEKETDKILNILKARIQKNRFNLKNPDWDAIEKKLRANPDKLWSLEQMEKTGGEPDLIMIDNAIVFCDCSKESPTGRRSFCYDHEALLARKENKPQNSAVNAAQEMGIELLDEQQYRQFQTLGKFDEKTSSWIKTPRHIRKLGGALFCDRRYDSVFLYHNGVQSYYAARGFRGFVTI; encoded by the coding sequence ATGACCAAAAAAAAACTGTCAGAAAAAGAAACTGATAAGATTCTGAACATTCTGAAAGCAAGAATTCAAAAAAACAGATTTAATCTGAAAAATCCAGACTGGGACGCGATCGAAAAAAAGCTACGTGCAAATCCTGATAAATTATGGAGTCTTGAGCAAATGGAAAAAACAGGCGGAGAACCAGATCTTATAATGATCGATAATGCAATCGTTTTCTGTGATTGCTCGAAAGAAAGCCCAACGGGAAGAAGAAGCTTCTGCTACGATCACGAAGCACTTTTAGCACGAAAAGAAAACAAACCACAAAACTCTGCTGTTAATGCTGCACAGGAAATGGGTATAGAACTCTTAGACGAACAGCAATACCGACAATTTCAAACCCTTGGTAAATTTGACGAAAAAACTTCCAGCTGGATTAAGACGCCACGTCACATACGGAAACTAGGTGGAGCATTGTTTTGTGACCGCAGATATGATTCTGTTTTTCTTTACCATAACGGCGTACAGTCTTATTACGCAGCAAGAGGATTCAGAGGTTTTGTAACAATTTGA
- the polA gene encoding DNA polymerase I, with protein MDATQDKRLYLIDAYAMIFRGYHAMSKNQRYTSSGMETTAIFGFMNSLIELIRKERPTHLAVIFDVGQASIRTNDYADYKANRSETPEAIKFAIPYIHRILEAMHVPSLGVEGYEADDVIGTIACKAEKENYTSFIVSGDKDFAQLVTDKIKLYKPGFRGGEISILGVEEVKARYGIENPKQVIDFLAMMGDSSDNIPGLDGVGEKTAMKFLQEFGSIENLLANTHQLKGKIKEKIEASAERGILSKKLATIICDAPVEFHQEQYDLETPDFEKVKEIFDEIEFRRLYENLYRAFAPAETLTVKTTAVEKDGIIISETEVSSSETPQQKVARNVGQLDLFASFEELDQATSTKETITENDHLYQFVDNPKAQKILVQNLLKQRAVCFDTETTSLNELEAELVGMSFSYKKGLAYYVPLSADQGEVLQTLEIFRPFFEKEDLIKIAHNLKYDYKVLKQYNMTVKGAMFDTMIAHYLLNPDGRHGMDYLSEVYLNYKPVSIETIIGKKGKNQGSFRDADLRTQTDYAAEDADVTFQLYELFAPQLKKENLEDLFYKIEMPLMEVLAKMELEGISLDEKWLAQESIDLDNDLRQLESKIFEISGEEFNMNSPRQLGEVLFEKMQLDPKAKKTKTGQYATSEDILQKLSSKHEIIQHILEYRTYQKLKSTYVDALPSQIDKDDKRVHTNFSQTTAATGRLASVNPNLQNIPIRTLRGQQIRGAFVSGEGKKIISADYSQIELRLIAEISGEDNMIKAFQDGEDIHASTAAKLFNIPLEEVSKTQRGQAKTVNFGILYGQGAFALAEQTGLSRSEAKQMIEAYYETYPKLKAYMASQVQIARDQGYVETILGRKRHLKDINSGNFVVRAHAERNAVNAPIQGSAADVVKMAMIKIQKELEKEKLQTKMLLQVHDELIFESPVDEVEVAKHIIKTEMENAIETQVPLLVEVGVGKNWLEAH; from the coding sequence ATGGACGCAACACAGGACAAAAGGCTTTATCTTATCGATGCTTATGCCATGATTTTCAGAGGATATCACGCAATGTCAAAAAACCAGAGGTATACAAGTTCCGGAATGGAGACAACAGCAATTTTTGGTTTTATGAATTCTTTGATTGAATTGATTAGAAAAGAAAGACCTACTCATTTAGCCGTGATTTTTGATGTCGGACAGGCGAGTATTCGAACAAATGACTATGCTGATTATAAAGCTAACCGTAGTGAAACACCAGAAGCAATAAAATTTGCAATTCCCTATATTCATCGTATTCTGGAAGCGATGCATGTTCCAAGTTTGGGGGTTGAAGGTTACGAAGCTGATGATGTGATTGGAACAATTGCATGTAAAGCAGAAAAGGAAAATTATACAAGTTTTATAGTTAGTGGAGACAAAGATTTTGCCCAGTTGGTTACTGACAAAATTAAACTGTATAAACCGGGTTTCAGAGGCGGTGAAATTTCAATTTTAGGAGTAGAAGAAGTAAAAGCCAGATATGGAATCGAAAATCCAAAGCAGGTTATTGATTTCTTGGCGATGATGGGAGATTCTTCGGATAATATTCCTGGACTGGATGGCGTAGGCGAAAAAACAGCCATGAAATTCCTTCAGGAATTTGGAAGCATTGAAAATCTTTTGGCCAATACGCATCAGCTTAAAGGAAAAATCAAAGAAAAAATTGAAGCCTCTGCGGAACGTGGAATTTTATCTAAAAAATTAGCCACCATCATCTGCGATGCTCCCGTAGAATTCCATCAGGAACAGTACGATCTCGAAACGCCTGATTTCGAAAAAGTAAAAGAAATTTTTGACGAAATTGAATTCAGGAGACTTTATGAAAATTTGTACAGAGCATTCGCACCAGCGGAAACACTTACCGTAAAAACGACAGCTGTGGAGAAAGATGGCATTATTATCAGTGAAACAGAGGTGTCTTCATCCGAAACTCCGCAACAGAAAGTTGCCAGAAATGTCGGACAGCTCGATCTTTTTGCCAGTTTTGAAGAACTCGATCAGGCAACTTCTACCAAAGAAACCATTACGGAAAATGATCATCTGTATCAGTTTGTAGACAACCCGAAAGCTCAGAAAATATTAGTTCAGAATCTTTTAAAGCAAAGAGCCGTATGTTTTGATACCGAAACAACTTCTTTAAATGAACTGGAAGCCGAATTGGTAGGGATGAGCTTCTCCTACAAAAAAGGATTGGCCTATTACGTGCCGCTTTCAGCAGATCAGGGTGAAGTTTTGCAGACCCTGGAAATATTCCGACCGTTTTTTGAAAAGGAAGATTTAATCAAAATAGCTCATAATTTAAAATACGACTATAAAGTTCTGAAGCAGTACAACATGACCGTAAAAGGTGCCATGTTCGATACCATGATTGCCCATTATTTATTGAATCCTGACGGCAGACATGGGATGGATTATCTTTCAGAGGTTTATTTAAATTACAAACCAGTTTCCATTGAAACCATTATCGGTAAAAAAGGGAAAAATCAGGGAAGTTTCAGAGATGCAGATTTAAGAACACAAACGGATTATGCTGCCGAAGATGCTGACGTTACTTTCCAGTTATATGAATTGTTTGCGCCACAGTTAAAGAAAGAAAATCTCGAAGATCTGTTCTACAAAATCGAGATGCCTTTGATGGAAGTTTTAGCAAAAATGGAACTGGAAGGAATTTCTTTGGATGAAAAATGGCTCGCTCAGGAAAGCATCGATCTTGATAATGATTTAAGACAGTTGGAATCCAAAATATTTGAAATTTCCGGTGAAGAATTTAATATGAATTCTCCGCGACAGTTGGGTGAGGTTTTGTTTGAAAAAATGCAGCTCGACCCAAAAGCCAAAAAGACTAAGACCGGACAATACGCTACGTCGGAAGATATTCTTCAGAAATTATCTTCGAAGCATGAGATCATCCAGCACATTTTAGAGTACAGAACGTATCAGAAGCTGAAATCAACTTATGTGGATGCGTTGCCGTCGCAGATTGATAAAGATGATAAACGTGTTCATACCAATTTCTCGCAAACCACGGCTGCTACAGGTCGTCTGGCAAGTGTAAACCCGAATTTACAGAATATTCCGATCCGTACGTTGAGAGGTCAGCAAATCCGTGGAGCTTTTGTTTCGGGTGAAGGAAAGAAAATTATTTCTGCCGATTATTCTCAGATCGAACTGCGTTTGATTGCCGAAATTTCCGGTGAAGACAATATGATCAAAGCGTTTCAGGATGGTGAAGACATTCATGCTTCTACGGCTGCAAAATTATTTAATATTCCGTTGGAAGAAGTCTCAAAAACCCAGCGTGGACAGGCAAAAACGGTCAACTTTGGGATTCTTTACGGTCAGGGCGCTTTTGCTTTGGCAGAGCAAACCGGTTTGTCAAGATCTGAAGCCAAACAAATGATCGAAGCCTATTATGAAACTTACCCAAAATTAAAAGCTTACATGGCCTCACAGGTACAGATCGCCCGTGACCAGGGTTATGTGGAAACCATTTTAGGAAGAAAACGTCATTTAAAAGACATCAATTCCGGTAATTTTGTGGTGCGTGCTCACGCCGAAAGAAATGCCGTGAATGCTCCAATTCAGGGAAGTGCTGCCGATGTGGTAAAAATGGCGATGATTAAAATTCAGAAAGAATTAGAGAAAGAAAAACTGCAAACCAAAATGTTGCTTCAGGTACATGACGAATTAATTTTCGAATCTCCGGTTGATGAGGTTGAAGTCGCCAAGCATATCATAAAAACCGAAATGGAAAATGCCATTGAAACTCAGGTTCCGTTACTGGTTGAGGTTGGAGTAGGGAAGAACTGGCTGGAAGCGCATTAA